Proteins encoded together in one Carassius auratus strain Wakin chromosome 32, ASM336829v1, whole genome shotgun sequence window:
- the LOC113052359 gene encoding relaxin-3 receptor 1-like: MHLSVGYISTLFVVMGNHEVVKSLDIMGDSNQSGVTNRSISDRERFKSLEDIDVSADGSPVLRCMISITYSVVCVVGLIGNLLVFFFIRVRQERRISKINFFILNLAVTDFQFVLTLPFWAVDTALDFSWPFGDAMCKIILSVTVMNMYASVFFLTAMSITRYWSVASALKDRSRQSSCSIRWVSVVLWSLATVATAPTSIFSTVTNVAGEKLCLLRFPEGQYWLAVYHLQKILIAFILPMAIVSISYLLLLRLIRQRSMKNNSKRRTQVTKSVTIVVLSFFLCWMPNHAITFWGVLVKFNAVYWDKSYYIVHTYVFPVTVCLAHANSCLNPLIYCLMRREFRKKLKDLFLRV, translated from the exons ATGCATCTAAGCGTAGGCTATATAAGTACTTTATTTGTCGTAATGGGCAACCACGAAGTTGTGAAATCGCTGGATATAATGGGAGACAGTAACCAGAGTGGTGTAACCAACAGATCAATCAGTGATCGCGAGCGCTTTAAAAGCCTGGAAGACATCGATGTGTCCGCCGACGGGAGTCCGGTGTTGAGATGCATGATCTCCATCACCTACTCTGTGGTTTGCGTCGTAGGTCTGATCGGGAACC tgtTGGTGTTCTTTTTTATTCGCGTGAGACAAGAGAGACGCATatccaaaataaactttttcatcCTCAATTTGGCAGTAACGGATTTCCAGTTTGTGTTGACTTTGCCTTTCTGGGCCGTGGACACGGCGCTGGACTTCAGCTGGCCGTTTGGTGACGCCATGTGTAAGATCATCCTGTCGGTGACCGTGATGAACATGTACGCGAGCGTCTTCTTCCTGACCGCGATGAGCATCACGCGGTACTGGTCAGTGGCTTCCGCTCTGAAGGACCGCAGCAGACAGAGCAGCTGCTCCATCAGGTGGGTCAGCGTCGTCCTGTGGTCCCTGGCCACCGTGGCCACCGCGCCAACATCCATCTTCTCCACAGTCACCAACGTGGCCGGCGAAAAACTTTGTTTATTGCGGTTCCCCGAGGGACAGTATTGGTTGGCAGTCTATCATCTCCAGAAAATACTAATCGCTTTTATTTTGCCGATGGCGATAGTCTCGATCAGTTACCTACTGCTGTTGAGGCTCATCCGACAGCGGAGCATGAAGAACAACTCAAAACGAAGAACGCAAGTCACAAAGTCCGTCACCATCGTGGTCTTGTCGTTCTTCCTCTGCTGGATGCCCAATCATGCCATCACTTTTTGGGGCGTGCTGGTGAAATTCAATGCTGTGTACTGGGATAAGTCGTACTATATCGTTCACACATATGTGTTTCCTGTGACTGTGTGCCTGGCGCACGCGAACAGCTGTTTAAACCCACTTATTTACTGTCTTATGCGCAGAGAGTTCAGGAAAAAACTGAAGGACCTGTTTCTCCGAGTCTGA